The Dermacentor silvarum isolate Dsil-2018 chromosome 11, BIME_Dsil_1.4, whole genome shotgun sequence region TATGAGGGGGAAaaaaatgctttgcattaaaaagtgggttggagtgcattTGGCAGGCACTATATGTTGTcatgactggtagcttaccattATCTTTGAAAAGAGAAGTAAGAGAGAAGCTAAGGACTGCACAAACACGCCATGGAATGAAAAATGATAGGCATACCATCAACAgagtggattagagagcaaacaggggGTAGACAATATTCTAGCTGAGCATAAGAAAAATGCTATTGTATGCGGGAGGCCACGTACTGCGTAGAGTAGATAACCAGTGGTCTATTAGAATTGTAGAATGGGTGCTAACTGAAGGGAAGTGCATTTGAAGGCGGCAGtgaactaggtggtgtgatgaaattgaGAAAATTGCAAGCATAGGATGGAGTCAGCTGATGCAAAACAAAGTAATTGGAGATcattgcgagagagagagaataagctTTATTATAATATAGCCCCTAGGTCGGAGCTATTACTGTTTATTTTTCTGAGCTTGCAAGTGCTCCTATATTTCTGAACGCATGAAGGCAATGAGTCTGTGCACACATGAATAATCATTGTGGATTGCTGCATTTATTCTTGTACTAGCTTCATGCTACGTTGAGGTGGatggcatttctttttttcaggaacctttctaggggtgtgcgaatagttatttttgagaccaaatcgaatacgaattaAATAGCCAGAAGCGAAGCGAacatcgaatacttttcgaataatgaatggCCGTTATCAGAATGACTAAAAACGacgttcacatcccagtattcttaatattcacaagtttctgtcattacatagtacgttatgaagtgttgcttattaaaagcacaaatgaagcattaggagcaaacaagtagtctcctcgcatgcacaggactcttcagagagcaTCAATGATCGCAGTACatcctgtaaagtatggctacgtAAGAGACGTATCCTGCTCCACTATGCAATTTCTCATGTTTTATGCCTATTACTATGCCCACGGGATGAAAATGTACCGTACTTTTGTCCAAATTTTATGTGTATTTGGGCACAGTtgacattttgaaatattcgaaaagtattaaaaaatattcgcatttacgaatggtgattattcgattcgaagaccgaatcgaataggacactactATTCGATTAtgtattcgaaagtttcgaatattcgcacacccctaaacctttctccaccttgcgggattctgcagaactgatttgccatgttGCATTTATTACACAATATTTTTGTTAAAAATAGGTAACTTGCGAGGCCACAAAGTTGCTTGAAGCCAGCAGGATGAAGTTTAGTCAAATTCATCTATTAATCGTCACTGCCAAACTGCCTGAACTGATACAGTCGagcctcgatataacaaagttgtacttgaaggaaaaaaacttttttatatcacgaatttcattaattcgaggtttcgttaattcaatggaACTAAAATTGGGAAatatagttcgttacatcgcaaatttcgttaaatcgaggttcgttatatcgagatttgaCTGCACAGCAGCACCAGAGTTCCTTCTAGTAAACTTTTTTTAAATGAAACTATGGTGTACACCGCCAATGAGCAGCACGCAGCTATTCATACCTGGTAGACACCATTGGCACCTCTGTGTCCAGCAAGGATGGAACCTCCAGACGCCAAAATTTGGAAGCCAGCAGCTCGGATGGCAGCATAACCATCGTTCTTGATCCTCCGCAGTGACCTCACTTCCAGCCCTGATAGCACAGCTGCGAGGGTCTAAACAGCACAAAGGAAATTAACAGAGTTTTATTAAGGAGTGTCACCACAAGACTGGCAAATGGTAAACCAGCCATAAAACCAATCACCTTAATGTGCAGTCTGAATTGCCGAGTAAAGGGCATGCAATTGTTAAATTGGTTAAAATGAGACTGTGCAGAAATGACCTGCAATTAGAAAATCAATGAACATTCCTTTCAAATCAGGTGTGTGGCTACATTCTTAAGAATAATCTGAAGTCAAACCTACTTTTTCCATTCCGTCACCAGGCTGGTGCTTCCTCTTCCGGCGCAGCCCAAAAATGTAGTCGGCCAGTGTGACCTTGTCTTCAATGCTAATTAGCGATTCGGCAGATCCCAATCTGAACACCTCGTCGTCCTTTTCCACATCCATCAGATCATTTCCGTTGGTGTCCATAGAAGCGTCTCTATCACTGCTCGCCGCGAGCGAAGCAAAGTCTGACACACTGCTAGGACTCAGAGTGGTCTCCTCTGGAACTgtcgtgatcttgttcagcgaAGGAGGCTCCCGCATCGGTGACATCGGAGCGGTGCAGTTTCGTTCAGACTCGGGCAAACTTTGGTCCACTGGCAGTGTCTGGCTTCGCACCAGATGATGCTTCCAAGATTCCGACTCTGCGTAGAGAATGCGCTGAATCTCCTCGCGGAGTGTCCCCTTGCTGTGAATGTTGCCGCTGCTGTGGCGACGCACTACGCCAAGCACGCTGGGACGAGGCGCGCCATCGTCGCTCTCAGACCACTCGCTGAACCCACCAAAGTCCGTGGAATCGGACTCGTGCAGCTCAGCGGGGCGCTTCGACATTGGCAGGGAGTCCCACTCCAAGCTGGGCCCCGACGATTCTTTCGCCAGCCTTTCGCTGTCCGACTCGAGAGAGTTCCCGAAGTCACTGCCGCTGTCTGGACGAATGTCCACATCACGGACACTGGCACGACGGATGGATTCATCAGTGCTTTTCTTGCTAGCATCGCCCAGCACAACGTCGTAGTTCGTTGGAAGCTTCTGGAACACACGAAGGCTGACCAAATCGGCGTCGAGGTCAAGCAGTTCTTGCTTTGTGTCGTGGAGGATGGTCTCTATCTTGTCGATAGTTTCAAATGTCTCGCAGGGAACTTCCAGCGGTGCCTGTGCCTTCTCGAAGATACTCAAGTCAGACGCCTCACTGTCCACAGAAAGCTGGTGAGAGTGTGAATTGCGAAGCCGCATCAGTGCGGAGTCGGAGACCATGCCACCCAGAGAGAAGTCGTCGGTCtcttcgccctgactgtcgacaCGAGATGAGATGAGCTCTTCCGTGCGCCGGTTGCGTTCGCTTAGGGAGCCAATGCTGAAGTTGGCGAGAAGGGAGACGGTGTCATTTGCCCACGGTGTCGCTGCTTCACCTCCGCCTTCATAGGAAAGTGAGTCTAGTAGACCTTCAGGCTCTTGTGAAATGGAGTCATCAGACAGCGGTGCTCGGTcatcattgttgttgttgttgttcttgacAGACGCCGAGAAATCTCCAGACCCGCTGTCTGCCTTGGCACTCGGGTTCCCCTTTGGGTTGTGGTTGGTCTGCTGCACAGGACGACTTTCATCTGACTTTGCTTTCCTGGAAAAAGCAACGTGAGCATGCTCAGTGTTAGGTCtctaagaaaaaataaataaataaaaataaacaagcaaacaGTGCATTGAAAGCACTTTATGTGGCTTGTCACATACAGAGAGGGCAAACTACAACATGAAATGAAAGCTGAAAAATAGCTCAGCCTAGTTAATATTCTGATTAGTAGTATACTTATAATCACTCGAAAGACATGAATCAAAAACATTGTTGGTGATGAGAACGAAAAAACATGACTGTGATCTGGCATGGCTCACAGCAAACAGCTGTATTTGGATCGTCTCACTAAAAGATTAACATAGTGGTAATGCAGCACTGTAATGGTTATGTCACACAAGAAAAACATGCAATTTCGGAGCCAAGAATTTTAGGCTCAAGCTAAGATGATTCTACAGCCTAAATAAGGGCAGGCAATATAGTTTTGATTTTGCTTTGCTAGAAGGAGTACATCTGCAAGTATGCTTGCAATCACTAATCAGTAATTGTGAATTAAGGTAAATAGTAGATCAATGGTACTATTGCATTATCCTTTTTTAATTTCGCAAACATTCAAATTTTTTGTGCATGGACATCCTACAGCTTTCTCGCAAAATATGCAGACCTGCAGTTTTCTAGATCTCTAAATTTTGTGTTGCCATGAGGTTGGAATTTCCACACACTTTATGGCGATACCTTCTAAATCTATACCATTTCTCCCTTAGTCACTTGCAAACATGACCGACCTTATTCTGTGAATGAAAAGCAGTGCTTTTTAAGCCACAGGTTTTTCAACACTAGACGTCAATAACTTCGAGCAACACAGTACAGCTGTTTTGCATGGTGCCGATTTCTACAATAACGACCTCCACGATCTATTACTTGCCTTATTTAACACGCGTTCACAGTACTCGTAAAGCTGCCGCACTAGGTAACGCAAATTTGGAACAGAAACTTTAACAATTTCCAGATTTTCACCATAATCTCAGCACGCTTTGAAAAATTCTGCAGGCCCCTTCATGCCTAGTGTCACACAAATGCAAAGGCCACTACCAAGTTTCCAGTGACAGAGCTCATTAGCAAGTTACTATGGCCTTATATGCAACATAACTTTGCTTCCATGGTGCCGTGCTAACCAAGTTGCATTAGAAAATGTGGGCAAGTGACTTATTTGGCAGGTAATAGTGAATACAGGCAACATTCTATCACCAACTCCGTACTCACTCAAGTCCCCTGGCTCAGACCTCAAAAGGTTACTGCACAAGATCATATACATTGCAAAACTGTAATCACATAATTGTATGCATTGCATAAACATGTAAAAGTCATCCGGGCAGGACAGGCAGATGTGCAAAGTCAGTAGATTTCGAATGACTAAGCTTGGTGGCATAATTGTAATAACCTTACATTCAACACATTATTACTTTTACGGAGCTTCAATAGCTAAAGGAAACATTTCAAGTGCTTAGGAGTGCTCCAAGTTAATAAACCATGCTCTGCAACAACCCTTACTTGTTGCGATGACGCATGCTGCCGCCTTTCTGGTTGTTCTTTGCAATGTTGAGCGGCGTTGAAGCCTTGGGCTGTGCACATCCCTGAAAACGCACATCACCCGACTGGCTGTCAAAGCGCACCGGCTCGTACGGGTTGCTCGACGTGACTCCCATGTCCCAGATGTCGTCGTCGCTCAAGAAGCCACCACCGCAGCTTGAGCTTCCGTCCTGCGTGCCATGCAAGGAGTGACGAAACTTTAGTTCCATTAACCGCAACACAACACACAGAGCAGCTGATACCCTATCTGTATGTAGGCTCACTAAGTTTTAGTCACACTAAACTTGAGCTGCAGACTACCGCAGTTATATTTAGTTAAATGAAAGCTTAACCACACTTTTATACACTAACTATGCTACTATGCTGAATGAAATGACTGCAGTGAGGCTATAACTTTCGTCCACCATAACCATAATTAATGAGCCTGTTTAGGTCGAGCATAAGATGAATTGCAACCAGTGTGTGCATAATACAGGGCATTTTttcttttagctgcaccaaatattAAAAAATTGGCTGCAGCAAATAGCCCAATTCCAACCCTCAAAATAAATTACTCAATGAGCCTCTCGACCATTACttctatgagaaatcaaaatgcttaaccctttcagacgccactttatcctgttgattgaaaactcactttcaccacatttcttgcatctagAGTACAGACTGTGAACTCCacgcgaaaactcactacaggaacatcaaataCGAAAACGTCAACTATTTCGTGTATTGAAAGCTTGAAAAGCACTTGTCCAGCTGCTTGAAAATTGTGCCTGGTGCTACtagcattgtgaaaaacaataaaaaagaagtgAGCTCGCTACATACAACAACATACTGACACCTATCAAAAACCTTACCACTCATTTTACTAAGACATTTTGCACATGTTCtccaaaattgcagcacaattccaattaCAAGTGTTTCAAGgtatatgcgacacattttaaataccattactttcatcagtgctttttctgttgatgcactatcttggtgcaCACAACTGTGTACATAGTGTTTCAAGGGGTTAATTGGATAATTAACACAATTAGACTAATTGACTTATGAATTACTTAATTTACGGCACATTTTAATTTACGTAAAgtagctagtgagtatgcaaggcaAATTGCTGGAGCCATTAAGGAGGTAATTGAttaaggggtaattggagaagacaggggtaattggagatcacagggagaggccttcgtcctgcagtggacataaatataggctgatgatgatgacgagtatgcaaggcatatcgagtTGGAACggattctgaggatggcaccagtttcgagatatgcgctgTGTCAAACATGCGATACGCGCCACTTACTTTTTAAAGGaaatgctcttttatgcattgaagcataaaaacaactgtaacgccaatgcatttcggtggacatCTTGAATATTAATGCCTTGAAAGTGGTGTAGTTCTGAGGTTTCATTCTAactggatatgccttgcaagctcaccggctacagttcttGAGTTGAACTAtgtaccgtaaagtaattaagaagtcaattagtgtaattatgttaaatatacAATTTAGAATGCTGGTTTCTCCTAGAGGTAGTaaccacctcatcgagtaatataattcaagggttagaattgtgctgtctcccacaggcaatgtttaaaattcggggcagctaaaaaaaaaaagaaaacctggtATACTATGTCTGCATTGCCTTGCGAGTGGTGTGCTATGTGTAAGAGTAAACAAACCACACTGTCACAACTTTTAAGCAGCTGTTAACCACTGAACATCAGATCAACACAACTTGAAATTAATGCACACATCAAGAGATTGACTCATAATGCCCTTAAGAGGAAAATTGGTGCAGTGTCATaataaaaccacaacaatatactAAAACAGCATGATACTAAAACTCATTCGCTCGACAACTTTTTTGGCGATGAAAGCAAGGCCACGGAACATGAAGTCCATGCATGGCACTACTGCTGAAAGCAGGCCCATAATTTCATGCATATATTTTATCGCGAAACATATAAAATATAGTTTTGTTAACTTCAGCCAGTAATCTGAAGAGGTATAATTACCTATTTCAAGCCAGTAAGTACAGTTTATCTTCCAGTTAATGTTCTGAATCTGTGAGGCACAAAACCCCTACAAACATTCTACGCCACTCTCAAAAACCAAATGGCGTTCATGTGTTGCTGTGGCCGTTTGTTGTCGCCTTCGAGACAGGTTTCAGCAACAAGTGGCTGTTGGGACACATGAAGCAAATGGCGTGCAACATTTAAGCCAATTTAACTGAAGCCAGCCTTGCTAAAAAGTCACCAAGCAGCACAAGGCCAAAGGAACCAAAGGCAACAGCAAACTCGACCGCACTACATGGTgtagttacacacacacacgcacccctCTCGGAACTTCACCTTCATAGCCAGAAAATGTCAGCAAGTTTAGCCTGCCAACAAGAAATCACACAACTTGCAAACCCAACAAGCttcaaagaaaggaaaacgaTGCAATAAAGCATAAAGAGACGTGCAACTTTAATTAAATAATGAAAGCCTCGATGCCATGCATAAGCAGAGGAGTTAGTGGTGCACAG contains the following coding sequences:
- the LOC119434024 gene encoding uncharacterized protein LOC119434024 isoform X4; protein product: MCCPDDDALRWVVLVRLFYGTGFGNSWEYAFTIHSMNVRRFVRTTSVILLLGVGSFVCYKLYCQLRQRFRRRRKSKRETASLRKAHVRSWISGVEHGSVQECYLESDNESEISEASLPDTSQASFGDIPQPVTEHAQAEKKCDGSSSCGGGFLSDDDIWDMGVTSSNPYEPVRFDSQSGDVRFQGCAQPKASTPLNIAKNNQKGGSMRHRNKKAKSDESRPVQQTNHNPKGNPSAKADSGSGDFSASVKNNNNNNDDRAPLSDDSISQEPEGLLDSLSYEGGGEAATPWANDTVSLLANFSIGSLSERNRRTEELISSRVDSQGEETDDFSLGGMVSDSALMRLRNSHSHQLSVDSEASDLSIFEKAQAPLEVPCETFETIDKIETILHDTKQELLDLDADLVSLRVFQKLPTNYDVVLGDASKKSTDESIRRASVRDVDIRPDSGSDFGNSLESDSERLAKESSGPSLEWDSLPMSKRPAELHESDSTDFGGFSEWSESDDGAPRPSVLGVVRRHSSGNIHSKGTLREEIQRILYAESESWKHHLVRSQTLPVDQSLPESERNCTAPMSPMREPPSLNKITTVPEETTLSPSSVSDFASLAASSDRDASMDTNGNDLMDVEKDDEVFRLGSAESLISIEDKVTLADYIFGLRRKRKHQPGDGMEKTLAAVLSGLEVRSLRRIKNDGYAAIRAAGFQILASGGSILAGHRGANGVYQRFHDTSAGAKTWLEGWAFHHNLQYTQALQGFWECLSSLQDLEDQLRLTASPEALLASKLNEEPALDAKLMEAVKIVMLKSALELFAAQKDNDAPCPLFATVLFSQVTSTSPEEYLVNHISRLGKSRAVPEADLYLLGYALGTTLTVVRPSRAGSEDYVSRYPEWQVGSWPEAVLVEYEGRYWACAT
- the LOC119434024 gene encoding uncharacterized protein LOC119434024 isoform X1, yielding MPLWFEFLSIAAHNFWFESQDFAHYMWLESRDLTHRLWFDFLNLAHHLWFESSSCAHHVWFDSQDLAQRLWFEFLHFAHHLWFQSLDLTRRLWADSQDFSRRLWLELLNLARHLWLELRRLARFIDVRTTSVILLLGVGSFVCYKLYCQLRQRFRRRRKSKRETASLRKAHVRSWISGVEHGSVQECYLESDNESEISEASLPDTSQASFGDIPQPVTEHAQAEKKCDGSSSCGGGFLSDDDIWDMGVTSSNPYEPVRFDSQSGDVRFQGCAQPKASTPLNIAKNNQKGGSMRHRNKKAKSDESRPVQQTNHNPKGNPSAKADSGSGDFSASVKNNNNNNDDRAPLSDDSISQEPEGLLDSLSYEGGGEAATPWANDTVSLLANFSIGSLSERNRRTEELISSRVDSQGEETDDFSLGGMVSDSALMRLRNSHSHQLSVDSEASDLSIFEKAQAPLEVPCETFETIDKIETILHDTKQELLDLDADLVSLRVFQKLPTNYDVVLGDASKKSTDESIRRASVRDVDIRPDSGSDFGNSLESDSERLAKESSGPSLEWDSLPMSKRPAELHESDSTDFGGFSEWSESDDGAPRPSVLGVVRRHSSGNIHSKGTLREEIQRILYAESESWKHHLVRSQTLPVDQSLPESERNCTAPMSPMREPPSLNKITTVPEETTLSPSSVSDFASLAASSDRDASMDTNGNDLMDVEKDDEVFRLGSAESLISIEDKVTLADYIFGLRRKRKHQPGDGMEKTLAAVLSGLEVRSLRRIKNDGYAAIRAAGFQILASGGSILAGHRGANGVYQRFHDTSAGAKTWLEGWAFHHNLQYTQALQGFWECLSSLQDLEDQLRLTASPEALLASKLNEEPALDAKLMEAVKIVMLKSALELFAAQKDNDAPCPLFATVLFSQVTSTSPEEYLVNHISRLGKSRAVPEADLYLLGYALGTTLTVVRPSRAGSEDYVSRYPEWQVGSWPEAVLVEYEGRYWACAT
- the LOC119434024 gene encoding uncharacterized protein LOC119434024 isoform X2, which encodes MPLWFEFLSIAAHNFWFESQDFAHYMWLESRDLTHRLWFDFLNLAHHLWFESSSCAHHVWFDSQDLAQRLWFEFLHFAHHLWFQSLDLTRRLWADSQDFSRRLWLELLNLARHLWLELRRLARFIDVRTTSVILLLGVGSFVCYKLYCQLRQRFRRRRKSKRETASLRKAHVRSWISGVEHGSVQECYLESDNESEISEASLPDTSQASFGDIDGSSSCGGGFLSDDDIWDMGVTSSNPYEPVRFDSQSGDVRFQGCAQPKASTPLNIAKNNQKGGSMRHRNKKAKSDESRPVQQTNHNPKGNPSAKADSGSGDFSASVKNNNNNNDDRAPLSDDSISQEPEGLLDSLSYEGGGEAATPWANDTVSLLANFSIGSLSERNRRTEELISSRVDSQGEETDDFSLGGMVSDSALMRLRNSHSHQLSVDSEASDLSIFEKAQAPLEVPCETFETIDKIETILHDTKQELLDLDADLVSLRVFQKLPTNYDVVLGDASKKSTDESIRRASVRDVDIRPDSGSDFGNSLESDSERLAKESSGPSLEWDSLPMSKRPAELHESDSTDFGGFSEWSESDDGAPRPSVLGVVRRHSSGNIHSKGTLREEIQRILYAESESWKHHLVRSQTLPVDQSLPESERNCTAPMSPMREPPSLNKITTVPEETTLSPSSVSDFASLAASSDRDASMDTNGNDLMDVEKDDEVFRLGSAESLISIEDKVTLADYIFGLRRKRKHQPGDGMEKTLAAVLSGLEVRSLRRIKNDGYAAIRAAGFQILASGGSILAGHRGANGVYQRFHDTSAGAKTWLEGWAFHHNLQYTQALQGFWECLSSLQDLEDQLRLTASPEALLASKLNEEPALDAKLMEAVKIVMLKSALELFAAQKDNDAPCPLFATVLFSQVTSTSPEEYLVNHISRLGKSRAVPEADLYLLGYALGTTLTVVRPSRAGSEDYVSRYPEWQVGSWPEAVLVEYEGRYWACAT
- the LOC119434024 gene encoding uncharacterized protein LOC119434024 isoform X3, with product MPRQVVDERPSSVCVVPDLTLQRVGALECSSKPVLSTSLPFHRRCARWAGSCVWSVLVFCFLWPYFLLRAWLRLLKGFLLRTTSVILLLGVGSFVCYKLYCQLRQRFRRRRKSKRETASLRKAHVRSWISGVEHGSVQECYLESDNESEISEASLPDTSQASFGDIPQPVTEHAQAEKKCDGSSSCGGGFLSDDDIWDMGVTSSNPYEPVRFDSQSGDVRFQGCAQPKASTPLNIAKNNQKGGSMRHRNKKAKSDESRPVQQTNHNPKGNPSAKADSGSGDFSASVKNNNNNNDDRAPLSDDSISQEPEGLLDSLSYEGGGEAATPWANDTVSLLANFSIGSLSERNRRTEELISSRVDSQGEETDDFSLGGMVSDSALMRLRNSHSHQLSVDSEASDLSIFEKAQAPLEVPCETFETIDKIETILHDTKQELLDLDADLVSLRVFQKLPTNYDVVLGDASKKSTDESIRRASVRDVDIRPDSGSDFGNSLESDSERLAKESSGPSLEWDSLPMSKRPAELHESDSTDFGGFSEWSESDDGAPRPSVLGVVRRHSSGNIHSKGTLREEIQRILYAESESWKHHLVRSQTLPVDQSLPESERNCTAPMSPMREPPSLNKITTVPEETTLSPSSVSDFASLAASSDRDASMDTNGNDLMDVEKDDEVFRLGSAESLISIEDKVTLADYIFGLRRKRKHQPGDGMEKTLAAVLSGLEVRSLRRIKNDGYAAIRAAGFQILASGGSILAGHRGANGVYQRFHDTSAGAKTWLEGWAFHHNLQYTQALQGFWECLSSLQDLEDQLRLTASPEALLASKLNEEPALDAKLMEAVKIVMLKSALELFAAQKDNDAPCPLFATVLFSQVTSTSPEEYLVNHISRLGKSRAVPEADLYLLGYALGTTLTVVRPSRAGSEDYVSRYPEWQVGSWPEAVLVEYEGRYWACAT